The following are from one region of the Lacinutrix sp. Bg11-31 genome:
- a CDS encoding (deoxy)nucleoside triphosphate pyrophosphohydrolase codes for MKIIPVTCAIIQFDDKILAVQRSEKMKLPLKWEFAGGKIEVGESEIDCIEREIFEELNIKIEVKERLTPFTHQYPNLKIKLIPFIAEYLSGELKLREHCRFLLADKDELINLDWAEADLPILKEYLSL; via the coding sequence ATGAAAATCATTCCTGTAACTTGTGCTATTATTCAATTTGATGATAAAATTCTAGCAGTTCAAAGAAGTGAAAAAATGAAACTTCCTTTGAAATGGGAATTTGCAGGTGGTAAAATTGAAGTAGGAGAATCAGAAATTGATTGTATTGAAAGAGAAATCTTTGAAGAATTAAACATTAAAATTGAAGTCAAAGAAAGATTGACTCCTTTTACTCATCAATACCCAAATTTGAAAATAAAATTGATTCCTTTTATTGCTGAATATCTTTCAGGTGAATTAAAACTAAGAGAACATTGTAGATTTTTACTTGCCGATAAAGATGAATTGATTAATTTAGATTGGGCTGAAGCTGACTTACCAATTTTAAAAGAATATTTATCATTATGA
- the polA gene encoding DNA polymerase I — protein MSDNKRVFLVDAFALIFRGYYAFIKNPRINSKGEDTSAIMGFMNSLLDVIKRERPDHLAVCFDKGGSADRVEMFEAYKANRDETPEGIKTAIPYIMDILKAMHIPIVVKAGFEADDIIGTLAKQAEKEGYQTFMVTPDKDFAQLVSENIFMYRPMFGGGYETWGIPEVQKKFAVTDPLQVIDFLGMMGDASDNIPGLPGVGEKTAKKFLAAYGTMENLFANTHELKGKMKEKIEANQELGLLSKKLATIMLDVPVTFDAKDFELDQPDIPKVTEIFQKLEFRRLIDNFNKTFTSGAPATVTAESSVKKEIKVTPKEAESAGAGQFNLFGGESPSAEATTEDAFTRKTIENTSHFYQSVAPGMATKLFIKNLMNQTSVCFDTETTGLNPLTAELVGIAFSWEVGKGFYLPFPEDKEEAQAIIEELRCFFEAENIQKIGQNLKYDIKVLAKYNIQVKGELFDTMLAHYLINPDMRHNMDILAETYLNYTPISITELIGKKGKNQLSMRDVPLEKQTEYAVEDSDITLQLKEHFEKELGEANTKKLFTDIEVPLVRVLAAMELEGINLDVDFLNSLSIDLNKDIDTLVAKIYEVAGEEFNIASPKQLGIILFEKLKLVDKPKKTKTGQYKTGEDILSALAKEHEIIRNILEYRGLAKLKSTYVDALPLQVEEATGRVHTDYMQTVAATGRLSSNNPNLQNIPIRTERGRQVRKAFIPRNDDYILLAADYSQIELRIIAALSEEETMIEAFKNGEDIHASTASKVFNVPLEEVTRDQRSNAKTVNFGIVYGVSAFGLSNQTDLSRGEAKELIDTYYETYPKLKKYMSAQVEFARDNGYVKTVLDRRRYLKDINSANAIVRGAAERNAVNAPIQGSAADIIKIAMINIYNKLEAGNYKTKMLLQVHDELVFDVFKPELEEMKTLIKTEMENAFKMEVPLDVELDVGLNWLEAH, from the coding sequence ATGTCAGATAACAAACGTGTATTTCTAGTCGATGCTTTTGCCTTAATTTTTCGTGGCTACTATGCCTTTATAAAAAATCCAAGAATCAATTCTAAAGGCGAAGATACTTCTGCAATAATGGGTTTTATGAATTCATTATTAGACGTCATTAAACGTGAAAGACCAGACCATTTAGCCGTTTGTTTCGATAAAGGCGGAAGTGCAGACAGAGTTGAAATGTTCGAAGCTTATAAAGCCAACAGAGACGAAACTCCCGAAGGCATAAAAACAGCAATACCATATATCATGGATATTTTAAAAGCCATGCATATTCCTATTGTTGTAAAAGCAGGTTTTGAAGCAGATGACATTATTGGAACCTTAGCAAAACAAGCCGAAAAAGAAGGTTACCAAACGTTTATGGTAACACCAGATAAGGATTTTGCGCAATTAGTAAGCGAAAACATTTTTATGTATCGTCCAATGTTTGGTGGTGGTTACGAAACTTGGGGAATTCCAGAAGTACAAAAGAAATTTGCAGTTACCGATCCCTTACAAGTTATCGACTTTTTAGGAATGATGGGAGATGCCAGTGATAATATTCCTGGATTACCAGGCGTTGGAGAAAAAACAGCTAAGAAGTTTTTAGCAGCTTATGGCACCATGGAAAATCTTTTTGCAAATACACATGAGCTTAAAGGTAAAATGAAAGAGAAGATAGAAGCCAATCAAGAATTGGGTTTGCTCTCTAAAAAACTAGCAACAATAATGCTAGACGTTCCTGTGACTTTTGATGCTAAAGATTTTGAATTGGATCAACCAGATATTCCAAAAGTGACTGAAATTTTTCAAAAATTAGAATTTAGAAGACTTATAGATAATTTTAATAAAACATTTACCTCTGGAGCTCCTGCAACTGTAACCGCAGAATCTTCAGTTAAAAAAGAAATAAAAGTAACACCTAAAGAAGCCGAAAGTGCTGGAGCAGGACAATTTAATTTGTTTGGAGGCGAGAGTCCTTCCGCGGAAGCGACAACCGAAGACGCTTTTACAAGAAAAACAATAGAAAACACATCGCACTTTTACCAAAGTGTAGCGCCAGGAATGGCAACCAAGCTTTTTATTAAAAATTTAATGAATCAAACTTCGGTGTGTTTCGATACTGAAACCACAGGCTTAAATCCGTTAACAGCAGAGCTAGTTGGCATTGCATTTTCTTGGGAAGTTGGCAAAGGATTCTATTTACCATTTCCAGAAGACAAAGAAGAAGCACAAGCCATAATCGAAGAATTACGATGCTTTTTTGAAGCAGAAAATATTCAGAAGATTGGTCAGAATTTAAAATACGATATTAAAGTATTAGCCAAATATAACATTCAAGTTAAAGGCGAATTGTTCGATACTATGTTAGCGCATTATCTAATTAATCCAGACATGCGCCACAACATGGATATATTAGCAGAAACATACTTAAACTATACACCAATTTCTATAACAGAATTAATTGGTAAAAAAGGAAAGAATCAATTATCAATGCGCGATGTTCCGTTGGAGAAACAAACAGAATATGCGGTTGAAGATTCGGATATTACACTACAATTAAAAGAACATTTTGAAAAAGAATTAGGCGAAGCCAACACCAAAAAATTATTCACAGATATTGAAGTACCTTTAGTACGTGTACTAGCTGCAATGGAATTGGAAGGTATTAATCTAGATGTTGACTTTTTAAATTCTTTATCGATAGATTTAAACAAAGACATAGACACCTTAGTTGCTAAAATCTACGAAGTTGCTGGCGAGGAATTTAATATTGCCTCTCCAAAGCAATTAGGAATCATCCTTTTCGAAAAATTAAAACTAGTAGACAAGCCTAAAAAGACCAAAACAGGGCAATATAAAACGGGAGAAGATATCTTATCTGCTTTAGCGAAAGAGCACGAGATTATTAGAAATATCTTAGAATACCGTGGATTAGCAAAACTAAAAAGCACGTATGTGGATGCTTTACCACTACAAGTGGAAGAAGCAACCGGTCGTGTACACACAGATTATATGCAAACCGTTGCTGCTACAGGACGTTTAAGTAGTAACAATCCTAACTTACAGAATATCCCAATACGTACAGAACGTGGTCGTCAAGTGCGTAAAGCCTTTATACCGCGTAATGACGACTACATTTTATTAGCTGCCGATTACAGTCAAATAGAACTGCGTATTATTGCTGCGTTAAGTGAAGAGGAAACCATGATAGAAGCCTTTAAAAACGGAGAAGATATTCACGCCTCTACCGCTTCTAAAGTTTTTAATGTGCCTTTAGAAGAAGTTACCAGAGACCAGCGTAGTAATGCCAAAACCGTAAACTTTGGGATTGTATATGGTGTGTCTGCTTTTGGATTAAGTAACCAAACCGATTTATCGCGTGGTGAAGCCAAAGAGCTTATTGATACTTATTACGAAACCTACCCAAAGCTTAAAAAATACATGAGCGCCCAAGTCGAGTTTGCGCGCGATAATGGGTATGTAAAAACCGTTTTAGATCGTAGACGTTATCTAAAAGATATTAATAGTGCTAACGCTATTGTGCGTGGTGCTGCAGAGCGTAATGCGGTTAATGCACCAATACAAGGTAGTGCTGCAGATATTATTAAAATTGCCATGATTAACATCTATAACAAACTAGAAGCTGGTAATTATAAAACTAAAATGCTACTACAAGTACATGATGAATTGGTTTTTGATGTCTTTAAACCTGAATTAGAGGAAATGAAAACATTAATTAAAACCGAAATGGAAAATGCCTTTAAAATGGAAGTGCCTTTGGATGTGGAATTGGATGTTGGTTTGAATTGGTTGGAGGCGCATTAA
- a CDS encoding isoaspartyl peptidase/L-asparaginase family protein has product MNTFSIAIHGGAGTLVKGMMTPELEAKYKAALQLALDEGYKVLENNGTATEAVEKAVVILEDSPLFNAGKGSVFTATESHEMDASIMDGKTLNAGAVSLITGIKNPVSLARDVMEKSEHVFLAGEGAMQFAKELDYNLENESYFYDELRHNQWLEIKDTDSFQLDHATKKDSKFGTVGAVACDKEGNIAAATSTGGMTNKKWGRVGDSPMIGAGNYANNKTCAISCTGSGEFFIRGVVAYDVACLIEHKNMSLEEASNEVINKRILEIKGDGGLIAVDTKGNIAMPFNTEGMYRASKSSTGVEEVSIYK; this is encoded by the coding sequence ATGAATACATTTTCAATTGCCATACATGGTGGAGCAGGAACTTTAGTAAAAGGAATGATGACACCAGAATTGGAAGCTAAATATAAAGCTGCACTACAATTAGCATTAGACGAAGGTTATAAAGTGCTAGAAAATAATGGAACTGCAACCGAAGCTGTTGAAAAAGCAGTGGTTATTTTAGAAGATTCGCCATTGTTTAACGCCGGAAAAGGAAGTGTTTTTACAGCAACCGAAAGCCATGAAATGGACGCAAGCATAATGGATGGAAAAACATTAAATGCAGGAGCTGTTTCTTTAATTACTGGTATTAAAAATCCTGTAAGTTTGGCTCGTGATGTCATGGAGAAGAGCGAACATGTTTTTCTTGCTGGAGAAGGTGCAATGCAGTTTGCTAAAGAACTAGATTATAATCTTGAAAATGAATCGTATTTTTACGATGAATTAAGACATAATCAATGGTTAGAGATTAAAGATACAGATAGTTTTCAATTAGATCACGCAACAAAGAAAGATTCTAAATTTGGAACAGTTGGAGCAGTAGCTTGTGATAAAGAAGGTAATATTGCTGCAGCAACGTCTACAGGAGGAATGACCAATAAAAAATGGGGACGTGTAGGAGATAGCCCAATGATTGGAGCTGGAAATTATGCTAACAATAAAACTTGTGCAATAAGTTGTACTGGTAGTGGTGAGTTTTTTATTCGTGGTGTTGTAGCTTATGATGTAGCTTGTTTAATAGAACACAAAAACATGTCTCTTGAAGAAGCCTCTAACGAAGTTATAAACAAACGTATTCTCGAAATAAAAGGTGATGGTGGTTTAATTGCTGTTGATACCAAAGGAAATATTGCAATGCCTTTTAATACTGAAGGTATGTATCGTGCTAGTAAATCTTCTACTGGTGTTGAGGAGGTTTCTATTTATAAATAA
- a CDS encoding GIY-YIG nuclease family protein has protein sequence MKTYYVYILECSDKSYYTGFTSKLHTRIIEHQTGKYPDCYTYKKRPINLVFHAEFTDPNHAIDSEKQIKKWSRVKKETLINNAFEKLPNLSKKKFKD, from the coding sequence ATGAAAACCTACTACGTTTACATATTAGAATGCTCAGACAAAAGTTATTACACAGGTTTCACTTCAAAACTCCACACAAGAATTATAGAACATCAAACAGGTAAATATCCAGATTGCTATACATATAAAAAAAGACCAATTAATTTAGTTTTTCATGCAGAATTCACAGATCCAAATCATGCTATCGATTCAGAGAAACAGATTAAAAAATGGTCGAGAGTTAAAAAAGAGACTTTAATAAATAATGCGTTTGAGAAGTTACCTAATCTTTCTAAAAAGAAATTTAAAGATTGA
- a CDS encoding cyanophycinase has translation MLKNKGTLIPIGGNEDKGIEENEQYTQEFISEGILFHVVRESGGTAANIVVIPTASSIPVEVGENYLEAFNTLGCTNVKVLDIRSQEDSKKQESIDLIKAANCIMFSGGDQSKITERIGGTEIHKIIKHRYKTEKGFVVAGTSAGAMMMSNEMIAGGSATESFIKGAVTMYKGLSLIPGLIIDTHFIKRGRFGRVSEAVAQFPKLIGIGLAEDTGMIIKNSKCRVIGSGMVIIFDGRRLRHNKHSILKEGTPMSLTGMRTHILSNGDRFHIDKKKVKVLAIEAPFI, from the coding sequence ATGTTGAAGAATAAAGGAACACTAATTCCTATTGGTGGAAATGAAGACAAAGGAATAGAAGAGAACGAGCAATATACTCAAGAATTTATATCAGAAGGCATTCTGTTTCATGTTGTTAGAGAATCTGGAGGAACAGCTGCTAATATTGTAGTAATTCCTACTGCATCAAGTATTCCGGTAGAAGTAGGCGAAAATTATTTAGAAGCCTTTAATACTTTAGGTTGCACAAATGTTAAAGTTTTAGACATTAGAAGCCAAGAAGATTCTAAAAAACAAGAATCTATAGACTTAATAAAGGCTGCCAATTGCATTATGTTTTCTGGTGGAGACCAATCTAAAATTACCGAGAGAATTGGTGGTACAGAAATCCATAAAATTATAAAGCACCGTTATAAAACCGAAAAAGGTTTTGTTGTCGCTGGCACAAGTGCAGGAGCCATGATGATGTCTAATGAAATGATTGCTGGCGGAAGTGCCACTGAGTCTTTTATTAAAGGTGCAGTTACCATGTACAAAGGCTTAAGTTTAATACCTGGTTTAATTATCGATACACACTTTATAAAACGTGGACGTTTTGGTCGCGTATCAGAAGCTGTAGCACAATTCCCAAAACTTATTGGAATTGGTTTAGCCGAAGACACTGGTATGATTATTAAAAACAGTAAATGTCGCGTTATCGGCTCTGGAATGGTTATTATTTTCGACGGTAGACGTTTAAGACACAATAAACACTCCATTTTAAAAGAAGGCACTCCAATGTCTTTAACAGGCATGCGAACTCATATTTTATCTAATGGAGATCGTTTCCATATCGATAAGAAAAAGGTTAAAGTATTGGCTATCGAAGCTCCTTTTATATAA
- the cphA gene encoding cyanophycin synthetase codes for MKIREINAMRGPNYWSVRRHKLIVMVLDLEDMEEKPSNKVDGFPERLKMMFPTMYSHRCSEGCEGGFFMRVDEGTWMGHVIEHIALEIQTLAGMDTGFGRTRGYGEDGVYNVVFSYMEENVGRFAAKSAVRICEALITGEQYDLEVDIQEMRELRESSRLGPSTGSIIAEAEARGIPWIRLNKYSLCQLGYGANQKRIQATVTSETSSIGVEIACDKEDTKHLLEQAEVDVPRGDIIRRERSLEEACRYVGYPLVIKPVDGNHGRGITVDIQNYDDALVAFHHAKDSSRSGAIIVEKFITGQDYRLLVINNVLVAGAIRTPAHVIGDGKSTVQELIDIVNSDPRRGFGHENVLTKITTNELTLKIIKEAGYTLESVIAKDERLILKDTANLSTGGTAEDITDIIHPANVSMAERISKIIDLDICGIDIMTTDISKPLSETGGAVLEVNAGPGFRMHLAPTSGLPRNVAAPVIDKLFPTKGETGRIPIIATSGTNGKTTTTRLIAHIAKMNGYRVGYTTSDGVYIQNRLLMTGDCTGPASAEFVLKDPTVNFAVLECARGGLLRAGLGFKKCDVAVVTNVAADHLGLKGIHTIEQLAKVKAVVPETVLPDGYAILNADDDLVYDMRRNLECNIALFSMDENNPHIKALQRLNGITAVYENGWVTICRGEWKMRLMKAENIPLTYGGKAKFMIQNVLAAVLAAHVQGISIEDMKAGLETFIPSASQTPGRLNMFEFENFTILLDYAHNPAGMRALQNFVEELDATVKVGIIAGIGDRRIEDNNEMGSIAAEMFDEIIIRQDKRLRGKTEEELIKMLNDGIKMKDPNKKTTVIPSEKEAITHAVKNAVKGSLIILCSDVIPDALELVQKFKEQEARGELNFAD; via the coding sequence ATGAAAATACGCGAGATAAATGCCATGAGAGGACCAAATTATTGGTCTGTTAGAAGACATAAACTAATTGTTATGGTTTTAGATTTAGAAGACATGGAAGAGAAACCGTCTAACAAAGTTGATGGTTTTCCAGAACGTTTAAAAATGATGTTTCCAACAATGTATTCTCATCGTTGTTCTGAAGGTTGTGAAGGAGGGTTTTTTATGCGTGTAGACGAAGGGACTTGGATGGGTCATGTAATAGAACACATTGCATTAGAAATTCAAACACTTGCAGGAATGGATACTGGTTTTGGTAGAACACGTGGTTACGGAGAAGATGGTGTTTACAATGTAGTATTCTCTTATATGGAGGAAAATGTTGGACGTTTTGCAGCAAAATCTGCTGTTAGAATTTGCGAAGCGCTTATTACTGGAGAGCAATACGATTTAGAAGTCGATATTCAAGAAATGCGAGAATTAAGAGAGAGCTCGCGTTTAGGACCAAGTACAGGTTCTATTATAGCCGAAGCCGAAGCACGTGGTATTCCATGGATTCGTTTAAATAAATACTCGTTATGTCAATTAGGTTATGGTGCAAACCAAAAACGTATTCAAGCAACAGTTACTAGCGAAACAAGTAGTATTGGTGTAGAAATAGCATGCGATAAAGAAGATACAAAACACCTTTTAGAACAAGCTGAGGTCGATGTGCCAAGAGGAGATATTATTAGAAGAGAACGCAGTCTTGAAGAAGCGTGTCGCTATGTTGGTTATCCTTTAGTAATTAAGCCTGTAGATGGAAATCATGGAAGAGGGATTACTGTGGATATACAAAATTACGATGATGCTTTAGTGGCTTTTCATCATGCAAAAGATAGCTCACGAAGTGGTGCTATTATTGTAGAGAAGTTTATTACAGGACAAGATTATAGACTTTTAGTGATTAATAATGTTTTAGTAGCAGGAGCGATTAGAACACCTGCTCATGTTATTGGCGATGGTAAATCGACGGTTCAAGAACTAATAGATATAGTAAATAGCGATCCTCGTCGTGGTTTTGGTCATGAAAATGTACTAACAAAGATTACTACAAACGAGCTAACGCTAAAGATAATAAAAGAGGCTGGTTATACTTTAGAGTCGGTTATTGCTAAAGATGAAAGACTCATATTAAAAGATACTGCAAACCTAAGTACTGGAGGAACTGCAGAGGATATTACAGATATTATTCATCCTGCAAATGTTAGTATGGCAGAGCGTATTTCTAAAATTATTGATTTAGATATCTGCGGAATCGATATTATGACCACAGATATTTCGAAACCACTATCTGAAACTGGAGGTGCAGTTTTAGAAGTAAATGCTGGACCAGGATTTAGAATGCACTTAGCGCCAACATCTGGATTACCTAGAAATGTTGCAGCACCAGTAATCGATAAATTATTTCCAACAAAAGGAGAAACAGGACGTATTCCTATTATTGCAACTTCTGGTACCAATGGAAAAACGACTACAACGCGTTTAATTGCACATATTGCAAAAATGAATGGTTATCGTGTTGGTTACACTACAAGTGATGGTGTGTATATTCAAAATAGATTATTAATGACAGGTGATTGCACAGGGCCTGCAAGCGCAGAATTTGTGCTTAAAGATCCAACCGTAAACTTTGCCGTTTTAGAATGTGCAAGAGGTGGATTATTACGCGCTGGATTAGGCTTTAAAAAATGTGATGTTGCAGTCGTTACAAACGTTGCTGCAGATCATTTAGGCTTAAAAGGAATTCACACCATAGAGCAATTAGCTAAAGTAAAAGCTGTTGTTCCAGAAACTGTTTTACCAGATGGTTATGCTATTTTAAATGCAGACGATGATTTGGTTTACGATATGCGACGCAATTTAGAGTGTAATATTGCTTTATTTTCTATGGATGAAAATAATCCACATATTAAAGCATTACAACGTTTAAATGGTATTACTGCAGTTTACGAAAACGGTTGGGTAACTATTTGCAGAGGCGAATGGAAAATGCGCTTGATGAAAGCTGAAAATATTCCGTTAACCTACGGAGGGAAAGCGAAGTTTATGATTCAAAATGTGTTAGCAGCTGTTCTTGCTGCGCACGTGCAAGGCATTAGTATTGAGGATATGAAAGCTGGTTTAGAAACCTTTATTCCTTCGGCATCACAAACACCAGGACGTTTAAATATGTTCGAGTTTGAAAACTTTACTATTCTTTTAGATTATGCTCATAATCCTGCGGGAATGAGAGCGCTTCAAAATTTTGTTGAAGAATTAGATGCAACTGTAAAAGTGGGAATTATAGCTGGAATTGGAGATAGAAGAATAGAAGATAATAACGAAATGGGTAGTATTGCTGCCGAAATGTTTGATGAAATAATTATTAGACAAGATAAACGCTTACGCGGAAAAACAGAGGAGGAACTCATAAAAATGCTAAATGATGGTATTAAAATGAAAGACCCAAATAAGAAGACAACTGTTATTCCATCTGAAAAAGAAGCGATAACTCATGCTGTAAAAAATGCAGTTAAAGGTTCGCTAATTATTTTGTGTAGTGATGTTATTCCTGATGCTTTAGAACTTGTTCAGAAATTTAAAGAACAAGAGGCTAGAGGTGAATTAAATTTTGCTGATTAA
- a CDS encoding N(4)-(beta-N-acetylglucosaminyl)-L-asparaginase, translating into MNRRKFLKNATLSTASLAVSTTLISCAEDSKIKKPVNTTKGTSSFPLVIATWDVKNATEAAYKVLEKGGNALNAVEAGCRIEEANEKGQSVGKGGLPDRDGNVTLDACIMDKNGNCGSVVYLQNVTHAISVARSVMENTPHVMLAGKGAEQYAYSIGLKKENLLTDTSKKAWETWKIEAKYKPIINIENHDTIGMIAIDKNGDIAGACTTSGLAYKMGGRVGDSPIIGAGLFVDNEVGGCVATGLGEEVVKTVGSFLVVELMRQGKTPQEACEEAIGRIVNKPNSNFKNFQVGYVAVNKQGETGSYGIHQWFSTTKYQDGVNENIQAEFIVKA; encoded by the coding sequence ATGAACAGAAGGAAATTTCTAAAAAACGCAACCTTATCTACCGCTAGCTTGGCAGTTAGCACCACACTAATTAGCTGTGCTGAAGATTCTAAAATTAAAAAGCCAGTTAACACTACTAAAGGAACAAGCTCTTTTCCATTGGTTATTGCAACTTGGGATGTTAAAAATGCTACCGAAGCTGCTTATAAAGTTTTAGAAAAAGGAGGAAATGCTTTAAATGCAGTTGAAGCTGGTTGTCGTATTGAAGAAGCTAACGAAAAAGGACAATCCGTAGGAAAAGGTGGCTTGCCAGATCGTGATGGAAATGTGACTTTAGATGCTTGTATTATGGATAAAAATGGAAACTGTGGTTCTGTCGTTTATCTTCAAAATGTAACACATGCAATCTCTGTTGCAAGAAGTGTTATGGAAAACACACCACATGTTATGTTAGCCGGAAAAGGCGCAGAACAATATGCTTACTCAATCGGTTTAAAAAAAGAAAATCTGTTAACAGATACCTCTAAAAAAGCTTGGGAAACATGGAAAATAGAAGCTAAATACAAACCCATTATTAATATAGAAAATCACGATACTATTGGTATGATTGCCATCGATAAAAATGGTGATATAGCTGGTGCTTGCACAACAAGCGGATTAGCTTATAAAATGGGCGGACGCGTTGGCGACTCTCCAATTATTGGTGCTGGACTATTTGTAGATAATGAAGTTGGTGGCTGTGTTGCTACAGGACTTGGTGAAGAGGTTGTAAAAACGGTTGGTAGCTTTTTAGTTGTAGAGCTTATGCGACAAGGTAAAACACCTCAAGAAGCTTGTGAAGAAGCTATTGGCAGAATAGTAAACAAACCAAATAGTAATTTTAAAAACTTTCAGGTTGGTTATGTCGCTGTTAATAAACAAGGAGAAACTGGCAGCTATGGTATTCACCAATGGTTTAGCACAACAAAGTATCAAGATGGTGTGAATGAAAATATTCAGGCAGAGTTTATTGTTAAAGCTTAG
- a CDS encoding sugar MFS transporter has product MNQQKSYRSSFILLTALFFLWGFITVLVDSLVPRLRELFTLSYSQAILVQFAFFGAYFILSVPASYILSKIGYKKGIILGLLTMAFGCLLFYPAASYREFGIFLIAYFILAGGITILQVAANPYVAVLGSEDGASSRLNLSQAFNSLGTAIAPAVGALFILSDTIKTKDEIASLTGTAKDTYLATEASAVQKPFLGLAVFIISIAVFFLFTKLPKLIGEKSTGTYAGAFKQKNLMLGVLGIFFYVGAEVSIGSFLVNYFQDMNMVPIIRESNSLMNIANTVASVFFKSLEGADNKALLGIFVIFYWSGAMIGRFVGTYLTKIMKPGKVLSIFASIAILLIIISISTTGLLSMWSILAVGLFNSIMFPTIFALAINGIGELKPKASGLLCMAIVGGAIIPLICGSLIDSIGFKLAFLFITICYGYILYYGYRNSRKLMS; this is encoded by the coding sequence ATGAACCAACAAAAGTCTTACCGCTCATCATTTATTTTACTAACGGCCTTATTCTTTCTTTGGGGATTTATCACCGTTTTGGTAGACTCTTTAGTTCCAAGATTACGAGAACTATTTACACTTAGTTATTCTCAAGCAATATTAGTTCAATTCGCTTTTTTTGGAGCTTACTTTATATTATCTGTTCCTGCCAGTTATATCTTATCTAAAATTGGTTATAAAAAAGGAATTATCCTTGGTTTACTAACGATGGCTTTTGGTTGTTTGTTATTTTATCCCGCAGCCTCTTATCGTGAGTTTGGAATCTTTCTTATAGCCTATTTTATTTTAGCTGGTGGAATCACAATTTTACAAGTGGCAGCAAACCCATATGTTGCTGTTTTAGGTAGTGAAGATGGTGCATCAAGTCGATTAAACTTATCACAGGCTTTTAACTCTTTAGGTACTGCAATTGCTCCTGCTGTTGGTGCTTTATTTATTTTAAGTGATACTATTAAAACCAAAGATGAAATAGCTTCACTTACTGGTACTGCTAAAGATACTTATTTAGCTACAGAAGCTTCTGCTGTACAAAAGCCATTTTTAGGCTTAGCTGTTTTTATTATTTCGATTGCAGTGTTCTTTTTATTTACAAAATTGCCTAAACTAATTGGCGAAAAATCTACAGGTACTTATGCTGGTGCTTTTAAACAAAAAAATTTAATGCTAGGTGTGCTTGGTATTTTCTTTTACGTTGGAGCAGAAGTTTCTATTGGTAGTTTTTTAGTAAACTATTTTCAGGATATGAATATGGTACCCATAATTAGAGAAAGCAACTCTTTAATGAATATTGCAAACACCGTTGCAAGTGTGTTTTTTAAATCTCTTGAAGGAGCAGACAACAAAGCATTACTTGGCATTTTTGTGATTTTCTATTGGTCTGGAGCTATGATAGGTCGTTTTGTAGGCACCTACCTTACCAAGATAATGAAACCAGGAAAAGTATTAAGTATCTTTGCTTCAATAGCTATTTTATTAATTATTATTTCTATAAGTACTACAGGCTTATTATCTATGTGGAGTATTCTTGCAGTTGGTTTATTTAACTCGATAATGTTTCCAACAATATTTGCTTTGGCAATTAATGGTATTGGAGAACTTAAACCAAAAGCTTCTGGATTGTTATGTATGGCAATTGTAGGAGGTGCAATTATTCCACTAATATGCGGTAGTTTAATAGATTCTATAGGATTTAAATTAGCCTTTTTATTTATTACTATTTGCTACGGCTACATATTATACTATGGCTATAGAAACTCAAGAAAGTTAATGTCATGA